The genomic stretch TGCTATGTCAAGAACATTAGAAGAAATTTATAAGATATGTCGCATCTCCGCACCCGAAATATTCCCAAGGGGGATACAGGTATTTGTATTTTTCCTAACATGCAATGGcgtttacacaatgtttttggaCAGTGGTATTTACATATTATAGCCCCATATCTGTGAGCCGTAACACAATATAGCTTCACCATGCTATCAAAAAGTAAAATAGCTCTTTAATATACATGTGTCCAAAGGTCGTTTTATAAATATAAGTTGAAAATATTGCTTTTGGGGCTTGATAGCTTATTTTATCGTGCGCCACGTTCCATGATAATTTGGTTGtgatcaataatcccatatatatttatatgcggAAGTGGTATTTATTTTCGTGCCACGACATGTCCAGCGCTCGTAATTTCTTTAAGGCCCgccatttcttaaaaaaaattatttcagattTATGTAAGTTATTGATCAACTACGTTTAACTGTTGTTGAAGTTTAGGTTGCAATATCGTCCTTAAACATGAGGCATACAATTTCAGgcaattcattttaaacaaaattttcaaaGCCACAAGCTTCACGTAGCACTACtgataattcatttataaatagTGCAAATATGGTAGAGCTGGTCTTGTCCACTTGACGGGTACCAATATTCCATTGAAATAATCTGATATAGAAATCTGacaattgttttataatttcGCAGCAGAATTACTGACGGCTGTATTAAGTATTTTAACACAGGAATTGAGTGGGCTCTTGATTTGTTATTATTGTGTTGCAATTTTAGTAAATGGTGATTCAAATACAggtactgtatatatatataatgttacacGAGGGCATAGTTTCTGTTAATGTATCAATGATTTTTACAGCGGTGTTAATATAGCATTATAAGATCTAGCTTCATTTATGGATTGCTGAATAAGCGTGTGTACTACTGTGGCAACTCTTAAAGTCGATATCGTTCCAGCATGACAAAGTACTAAAGTAACGATGGTTTCGAGTGTATGAGGTTTTCATACGTACATATTTAAAGTATGGGGTCATTTATCGGTAATAAGGAGGTATTGTATTACCATGCATGATTATGCATCTTGTGTAAAAAACCATAATCAAGGTAACTTAATCATACTATACAACTCAGGAAAAAAATGTTGACTTGGTTGTTATGTCCGTTTTATTGGATATTCGTGTATCCATCCGCTTTCAGGCCGATATggggcattttgtttctcgtAAAATGTCACTATCTgattaaaggtcaaaggtaatacAATATATGTTTCCGCTAAGAAACGTCTGCTGATTTTAACTCGCCCTTATTCAGAcgtattgtatcttaatccttcCCAGCTTTTCGATTATAAGTTATGTCACAATTCAAGTCCAAAGGAAAGCATGTTCATATTCATTTCACTACTTCATAAACAATGGAAGGAGTTTAACGCAAGTTCGTTTTACATGGTTGGGCAAAGCCCAATGTCACAATCCGATGTAAAATATCAAGATGTTGGTTACTATTCATGACTTCCATTGGCCTTGACGGTTAAAAGTATCATTTGCGGATTATGAATATGAAAGTGAAGTCAAATGTCAAGGAGTTTCAGATGTTTAAACGACTGTACGAATATAagttttagtgtatttttatattaatattcccTATGACCTGATAAGTTGTGTAATTTACAACGCTCACCAAGCGAAGGTCAATCTCACGATTTAAGGTAAAATCCAAATATTTTCGCTTCCGCTACATAGCAAATTACACATAAAGGATGCAATGCTGTGTACATCTCCTGATTGTCGTTATCCGGTTAAGTTCACTAGTCGAATCCAAAGGTCAACGCTCTTTTGTTTCTGCTCTATATTCCAAGAAAAATCTTTTTTTACACGTTCGTATTACCAATACGACTctaaaagtattattattattactattattattattattattattattattattattattattattattattatttttattattattattattattaatatcatcatcattattattactattattattattatcattattattatagtaagctcatctgagcacaacctactaatggttagcttttgtgatctccCTTTAGTCCGTCGTTTGTCGCAACTCTTGCGCCACGCGTCGTTATCGTGTGTCGTCAATGTTTACATGTTTACTATAGAGGTGACAGTTATTGTTCAATCTTCGTacaacttggttagaacatttgtctttatgaaattttgaccGAGTTTGAATCTGGAGCACATGACGTTAAACACTTTTTCATTAGGCCAATTAAAAAtgttgtaaacactatagaagttacattaaaaaaaattcaaaacttcatgaaacttgggcgactttgatgtgttttattcatatttcgactgagtttgaaaatgatatcGGTCTGTTATAAAACAAGTCGCCACGTATCGGGGCAGTTTTCCCTTAATGGCTAAAGTGGAACcttgtttaacccattcatgcctagcgtcctgaaaaaggacattgcaaacagatgaacccagatgagacgccgcatgatgcggcgtctcatctgggtctacgctgtttgtttaaaggaatttctgtaagaattgttctaaatatagaaataaatatactagacatcgctaattttggaaataaattgatccaactaagaaggatgggagagtccacttggaaTAAATGGATTAAAGTCTTGAAGAGGCATTTTTGATCCAATCTTAGACAAAGTTTCTCAGAACAATTGTTCAAATTAAATCTCGcccgagttctaaaatggttcaggttcgttAAAAACGTGTCCGCCCGGGGGATGCATTTTCTTTTACAGCTGTACTGAAATGTTGTTTAGCCTTTAGAGGTAATTTTTTTGatccaatcatcatgaatcttGCTCAGAacagtattattatcattattttaattttcatttttaggTTTCTTCTCtgtctacttcttcttcttctcattGCTATCATTATTCGTATTATTATACTACATAGGCTTCCGATACTCTCGAGAAGCAGGCGATGGTACAGACGATAGCGGCCATAGAGCTGTATCATGCACAACGCGAGGTGGCCAACTATCTGGAGCTGGCCTATCTGAACCTGGCGGATCACCCTGATGTCGTCAGAGAGGTTCTCATcatctattttgttcacaaaagcgaaaaaacaacaacaacgttttCATGATTCTTTGGAAAATTGCAATATTTCTACGTATCACGGTATGTTTTATCCGTTTACGTCTTATTCTGATTAAATCGTCCACATGTTTATAATTTTTGACTGACAGGTTCGGATGACGGCACATGCGGCGCGGTCACAGCACCTGCTGACGTCGGGCTTGATGAAAAAGTTCACAGTGACTGCTGGTCACATAATCAAGACCATGATTCCGATGATTTTGGACGCCGTAGATTTACAGGCATGTTACACAAATGGTTTGCATGTTTGATGAAATCATATAATTGGTTGCTTTTGTAGTTTTCTTTTGTAGTTTATGTTTATCGTAAAGTAAGTGTTTAATTTAAATCGTATAAATTTACATTaagaaataaaactatttattactAGCACGATTCAACCAATTTCCTTGCGTAACTGCGCAATATAGTATACAATATAATGGATGCATATTTCAGAACTCATTATTTGCCCACATCAAGTCACATATAAATAACTATCTCACTTCTTGAGTTCGCCACAAGCCACCAACTCACTCTGGTTAATACGCTTCACCCAAAAAGAACCGCCCAGAACAGCAAAACGGACAAGTACACATTCTGATCGATTTCTTTCTGGCACCTCAACGGTTCAAGTTCAGCATCAACAATTAAAACACAAGAATGTGTACTGTTGCAGATCATCAAGCTGAAGTTAAAGAACAAACTTATCACCATGaaccacacatttttttttaattgaagaaatTAATTGCGATAGCAGAGGCATTTCAAACACAGATGGATGATAAGATTGAAGTCTTGAACATCCTCAACAATTAAATCGACATCATCACAAACCACACCAAGGAAGTCCTGCTGTCGTCagacaaagaagtccgcggaagAAATATGTTTAAGAACAAGCCATTGGTGACGAGCGAGATCATGGACCTATGAGACAAAAGCAGAGAGAAGTACTCCAGCTAGGACTCTAGGTCACAGTACCAGAAGATCATCAAGGAGGACGAAGATGAAAGAAACAAAAAAGGTGTGGATTTAGGAGTAATGTAACAACATTGACCAACAGTAACCACCGGCAGCAGTAAGGCAGCCTACAGTACCCTAAAGACCCTTTACGAAAACCAGTAAGCCCAAATGTAGTGTTATATTAGACGCTTACGGGAACATACAGACCGAGAATGTCGCATTTCTGAACAGGTGGACTGAATACTGCTGCGACTTTTATAACTACCCGCATCGACCCGACCCCAGTCTCATTTAGTACAATTCTAGAACAGAAGCGGATAATGAAAGTCTGAAGATAATAATTGATGAGGCGGGTGAGGCAGTGCGCAGTCTGACAGAAAATAAATCTCCGGGTTGGACAATGTCCATTCTGAGCTGTTTAAGAAAGGAGAAGAGATAAAGCTTGCACTTTGCCAGAATATCTGGGAGGAGAAGTGACCCAAAGCGTAGGACAAGTCTCTAGTTATTCTGCTACCGAAACAGGCAATCTTTGGTTGTATAAGAAATAACGCACTATAACCCTAAAACGCATAGTGCGCTCCACAAGGTCATGCTATATATCATCCCCGACCGAAGGAACCATAAGCCCGAGGTGAAGCTGGCAGAAGACAGGCTGGATTCTGAGCAGGGTGAAGCACAGTTGTACAGACCTTCAACTGCAGAGTCATCCACCGAGAAACGACTAAGAATTGCCATGGTAACCGCAGCGATGGCAGACTGAGCAAGCTGTTGAAAAGCATATTTATCAGCTTACCCACTCGCAGGCTCTtaaagtccctcgtagtctccatcctactctaTGGCTGCGAGACCTGAACGCTTTACAGGGTAACAGGCCGAAGGATTCATGCCTGTGAGCATAAGTGTTTCTGAAGACTGCTCAGCATCTCCTACATTTatcacaagaccaacgagtacgtcagAACCGCGACAGCTGCATTGGTTGGCTCTCAAGAATCCCTCTTGACGCTAGTTAAAAGACGATAGCTGGCTTGGTTTAAACACGTCACCCGGTACGACTCACTGTGAAAGACTGTGCTTCAGGGATCGCTAGATAGAGGTCATCAGAGGatctatgatgatgatgaaataaCTATAGACTTTGAGGaacttgttttctttttcagGATCGAGATATCATTATTGACGCCTTTGGTTATATTATCCAAAATGCTGAGTCTATGAAGAAGGAATCAGAAGACACAAGAACGAGGTATGCATCTCTGAGAGAGAAAAACTGAAAAAGCGATTAAAGCAAGATAGTTGGGGCTTATTAATCATtagtttaaattatttgaaattattattcTGGATTGTCACTGAAATTAAGAGAAAATCGGACACTTGACCGCACTGGATGTTATTTTGTCCTTTGGAAGGAAACAACATGCTTAAACCAATGAAAATAAATTTCGATGCTTAATTATAGAAATGGCCGCTATTCAACGCTTCatataacatcaacattaaagtgAGCATATTGATAGCAGTGATAATTACTAAAATAATGGGGGTTCATAAACATAAGTGTGTATATTTGCAGCTACCTAACTCTCCAAACAGAGGTACAAAGGAATATGGCATCCGTTAATGACATAAACAAACATGTCGTCAAAGAAAGCGAGCGGCTCCAGCTAGAAATGGAACGAGAAGAACAGATGGCCAGGGCTGCATCACTGGCTCAGAAAGAAGAAAAGAAAAGGATGGAAGAAGACTTAGAATCCTTGAAAGGACAGAGAGATCTAATGGTTCAAGTTGCAGGTAGGAAGTGCAATATAATGTGCAGTACAGTAAGCATGATATGGAGTTTGAGTAAGTGATGCGTTTTACAGAGGAcgaaatttataaaataaaaaaaatgtccaaACATTTATTAGCCCAGACTGTTTAAAAGTGTTAACCAATCTGGcttgtgttatatatatttttatgagaaACTTCGATTTCTATACGCCGTACATTTGTGTTAATTTGTCTACACTGTCAGAGGGTGCAGGTCGCGATATGTCAGTAGATGACACAAATTTTCTGGACTACAGCATTCGCCCAAGCGCTGCAATGGGCGGTGGCGTCGGAGTCGTGTTAGAGGTTGTCGGGAAGGCAGTAAACTTTTTCACTAGCATGTTTAAAGGAGACAAGAAGAAAGACAGGGTACCTAATATAGCATGTGTCATTTTAAATGGAttcatgttaatgtttttttaatatgaatacaGAAATAGTTTAGGTGTTCAGGCTAAATACACGCGGATCCGAAGTGACACTACAGTTACAAGTTTTAAGACATCAATGACGGCTAACGCTTAAACAAGATTTCGTTGTTCTTTGTAAAACGTTTAAAAGTTTGTACTGCAGTTCATAGAAATATCAACCGATGGTGCGTGCATTGTGTCTATCTACCGCATCCACTCTATTCTAACTTATGGTTCGAATATAAGACAATCAAACACATGTCAATATCTATTGCAAACTTTGTTTGGTTGAACGTGACCTTGGTAACACGTAAAACCGTGTGTGCAAATGTTAGGTTTATCATAATTGTAATATACTTATTTGGTGATTTTCTTAACGTTTATGCGTCTGCGAACGCTGATGaccttaaaaatgaaaaatggtgTGCCatctaaaaaatgagtgaaattgttttttttctccagaaagtgttttgtttatatttttagtacAAAGAGCTAATGAAGGGACACCAAGCGGCAGAAGACAACGTGCACATGGCACAGCAAGAACGCCGTGTTGTCGTAGAACGTATGCATGCGCAAAGGAAAGAAGCGCATCAACGTCTGGCAAAAATGAAAGAACTCAGCATGCATCATGGTATAAGGGGCTGTTGTATTTACAAGTAACGTAATTTATgtactttaatttattttttgaaagctTTCCCGAGCTGATTTTTTTCAAGTAGTGTACGTTTCTTATTAAGTGAACTATCCATCGTTGAGAACAATACAAATGGTAAGTAGGTCAAGAGATTGGGATTTATCGCCTAACTCGAAGGGCTGTGATGCCAGTATGCTCTCAAAAtatgttttgaacaaatgtttccccggatatattaaaattatgtaaacataTTGCAAATGTATTGGCTGGTAATtaattgtgtgcatgttttaatGCGATTAGTATGGTAACATAAAAAGTGAGTAAACAGCTACGTAATTGTATAATCTCTTTATTTCAGCTGGTCTGGGCAATGTCGAAAGTCTCAGGGAGGCCTCGCTACATCTCGGGGACGTGGATCGTCAGTTCACTAGAATCATTCAGTTCTGGGAGAACATGGCTGCTACACTGAAGTATGTGAAAGAGGATGTAAGGTCCGGGGAAGTTTACTGGAAGAAAATTGAAGACGAGAGATACGCACAACGGTTCAAGAATTCCATCAGTAGGGCCGTAAAGGTATTTCTTGTTGTCATGTTCTCTGA from Dreissena polymorpha isolate Duluth1 chromosome 10, UMN_Dpol_1.0, whole genome shotgun sequence encodes the following:
- the LOC127848220 gene encoding uncharacterized protein LOC127848220 isoform X2, with the protein product MASVNDINKHVVKESERLKLEMEREEQMARAASLAQKEFEEEKKRMEEDLESLKGQRDLMIQVAEGAGRDMSVDDTNFLDYSIRPSAAMGGGVGVVLEVVGKAVNFFTSMFKGDKKKDRYKELMKGHQAAEDNVHMAQQERRVVVERMHAQRKEAHQRLAKMKELSMHHAGLGNVESLREASLHLGDVDRQFTRIIQFWENMAATLKYVKEDVRSGEVYWKKIEDERYAQRFKNSISRAVKDWQFFGKICSDYVQESDTEIMQLYNFLSSPIDHMSNADRTARQKALISSIEDDIDSAFGGEH
- the LOC127848220 gene encoding uncharacterized protein LOC127848220 isoform X3 — translated: MEEDLESLKGQRDLMVQVAEGAGRDMSVDDTNFLDYSIRPSAAMGGGVGVVLEVVGKAVNFFTSMFKGDKKKDRYKELMKGHQAAEDNVHMAQQERRVVVERMHAQRKEAHQRLAKMKELSMHHAGLGNVESLREASLHLGDVDRQFTRIIQFWENMAATLKYVKEDVRSGEVYWKKIEDERYAQRFKNSISRAVKDWQFFGKICSDYVQESDTEIMQLYNFLSSPIDHMSNADRTARQKALISSIEDDIDSAFGGEH